In Massilia antarctica, the following are encoded in one genomic region:
- a CDS encoding TetR/AcrR family transcriptional regulator: protein MRKGELTRAAILDVALDLASRDGLEGLTIGLLADKMNMSKSGVFAHFGSREDLQMEVLKLYHHRFEQEVFFPSVKEARGLSRLKAMYARWIKRVSVEIASGCIYISGAVEYDDRPGPIREELVSMVRAWQGALLRCVEQTIECGDLKADTDASQMVYEMYGLILALHHDARFLRRPGSVDRARSGFERLIMNYQNPSKNQANQAQ, encoded by the coding sequence ATGCGCAAGGGCGAGCTCACGCGGGCAGCCATTCTGGACGTCGCGCTCGACCTCGCCAGCCGCGACGGTCTCGAAGGGCTGACGATCGGTTTGCTCGCGGACAAGATGAACATGAGCAAGTCGGGGGTATTCGCGCACTTCGGTTCGCGCGAAGACTTGCAGATGGAAGTGCTCAAGCTCTACCACCACCGTTTCGAGCAGGAAGTGTTTTTCCCGAGCGTCAAGGAAGCCCGCGGCCTGTCGCGCCTGAAAGCCATGTATGCCCGCTGGATCAAGCGCGTGAGCGTCGAAATCGCGTCCGGCTGCATCTATATCAGTGGCGCCGTCGAGTACGATGACCGCCCGGGCCCGATCCGCGAAGAACTGGTGTCGATGGTGCGTGCGTGGCAGGGAGCGCTGCTAAGATGTGTGGAGCAGACCATCGAGTGCGGCGACCTCAAGGCGGATACCGACGCCAGCCAGATGGTCTACGAGATGTATGGCCTGATCCTGGCGCTGCACCACGATGCGCGTTTCCTGCGTCGGCCGGGCAGCGTCGATCGCGCGCGCAGCGGCTTCGAGCGCCTGATCATGAATTACCAGAATCCATCCAAGAATCAAGCGAATCAAGCGCAGTAA
- a CDS encoding acyl-CoA dehydrogenase C-terminal domain-containing protein, whose amino-acid sequence MGQYVAPIRDMQFVLHEFLNVSDELKQLPKFEDVDADIINQVLEEGAKFTQDVLFPLNHSGDREGCHYDAATKSVTTPKGFKEAYKQYVEGGWAALACDPEYGGQGLPVVLNNSFYEMLNSSNQAWSMYPGLSHGAYECLLEHGTDEQKKTYLPKLVSGEWTGTMCLTESHCGTDLGMLRSKALPQDDGSWLITGSKIFISAGEHDVAENILHLVLARVPDAPEGSKGISLFLVPKFLPNADGTLGERNPIFCGAIEEKMGIHGNSTCQMNLDGAKGWIIGQPNKGLNAMFVFMNAARLGVGMQSLGLTEVAYQNALVYAKDRIQMRSLSGVKAPEKQADPIIVHADVRRMLLTAKAYAEGARAFTSYAALQIDRELHHPDEEVRKDAADEVALLTPVIKAFITDNGWIATSEAMQVFGGHGYISEWGMEQYVRDARINLIYEGTNTIQSLDLLGRKVLMDNGAKLRKFGEKIKNFVEENGTDEALSEFITPLGDLGDKVTKLTMEIGMKAFQNPDEVGAAAVPYLRVVGHLIYSYFFAQMAKIALAKEDSGDNFYKAKLATARFYFARLQPETAMLIRQARSGSANLMALDADLF is encoded by the coding sequence ATGGGTCAATACGTCGCGCCAATTCGGGATATGCAGTTCGTGCTGCACGAGTTCCTCAATGTATCCGACGAATTGAAGCAGTTGCCGAAATTCGAAGATGTCGACGCCGACATCATCAACCAGGTGCTGGAAGAGGGTGCCAAGTTCACGCAGGACGTGCTGTTCCCGCTGAACCACTCGGGCGACCGCGAAGGCTGCCACTATGATGCGGCGACCAAGTCGGTGACCACGCCAAAAGGCTTCAAGGAAGCCTACAAGCAGTACGTCGAAGGCGGCTGGGCTGCGCTCGCGTGCGACCCGGAATACGGCGGCCAGGGCTTGCCGGTCGTGCTGAACAACTCGTTCTACGAAATGCTCAACTCCTCCAACCAGGCCTGGTCGATGTACCCTGGCCTGTCGCACGGCGCCTACGAGTGCCTGCTGGAGCACGGCACCGACGAACAGAAAAAAACCTACCTGCCGAAACTGGTCTCGGGCGAATGGACCGGCACCATGTGCCTGACCGAATCGCACTGCGGCACCGACCTGGGCATGCTGCGTTCGAAAGCGCTGCCGCAGGACGACGGTTCGTGGCTGATCACCGGCTCGAAGATCTTCATCTCGGCCGGCGAACATGACGTCGCCGAAAACATCCTGCACCTGGTGCTGGCAAGGGTGCCGGACGCACCGGAAGGCTCGAAAGGCATTTCGCTGTTCTTGGTACCGAAGTTCCTGCCGAACGCGGACGGCACCCTGGGCGAGCGCAATCCGATTTTCTGCGGCGCGATCGAAGAAAAAATGGGCATCCACGGTAACTCGACCTGCCAGATGAACCTGGACGGCGCAAAAGGCTGGATCATCGGCCAGCCGAACAAGGGCTTGAATGCCATGTTCGTGTTCATGAACGCGGCCCGCCTTGGTGTGGGCATGCAGTCGCTCGGCCTGACCGAAGTGGCGTACCAGAACGCGCTGGTGTACGCGAAAGACCGCATCCAGATGCGCAGCCTGTCGGGTGTCAAAGCTCCTGAAAAACAAGCCGACCCGATCATCGTGCACGCCGACGTGCGCCGCATGCTGCTCACCGCCAAGGCCTACGCCGAAGGCGCGCGCGCTTTCACCTCGTACGCCGCGCTGCAGATCGACCGCGAACTGCATCACCCCGACGAAGAAGTGCGCAAGGACGCCGCCGACGAAGTCGCGCTGCTCACGCCAGTGATCAAGGCCTTCATCACCGACAACGGCTGGATCGCGACCTCGGAAGCGATGCAGGTCTTCGGCGGCCACGGTTACATCTCCGAGTGGGGCATGGAGCAGTATGTGCGCGACGCGCGCATCAACCTGATTTACGAAGGCACCAACACGATCCAGTCGCTCGACCTGCTGGGCCGCAAAGTCCTGATGGACAACGGCGCCAAGCTGCGCAAGTTCGGCGAGAAGATCAAGAACTTCGTCGAAGAAAACGGCACCGACGAAGCACTGTCGGAGTTCATCACGCCGCTGGGCGACCTGGGCGACAAGGTCACCAAGCTGACCATGGAAATCGGCATGAAGGCGTTCCAGAATCCGGATGAAGTGGGCGCGGCGGCGGTTCCTTACCTGCGCGTTGTCGGTCACCTGATCTACAGCTATTTCTTCGCGCAGATGGCGAAGATCGCGCTGGCCAAGGAAGACTCGGGCGACAACTTCTACAAAGCCAAACTGGCGACCGCGCGTTTTTACTTCGCCCGTCTGCAGCCTGAAACGGCAATGCTGATCCGCCAGGCGCGTTCCGGCTCGGCCAACCTGATGGCGCTCGACGCCGACTTGTTCTAA
- a CDS encoding 3-hydroxyacyl-CoA dehydrogenase/enoyl-CoA hydratase family protein: MTNFIVKKVAVLGAGVMGAQIAAHCVNAKVPVVLFDLPAKPEHVSGGNSKNAIVQRAIDNLKKLSPAPLGNKDDAALIEIANYEDNLDLLAGCDLIIEAIAERMDWKHDLYKKVAPHIAPNAIFASNTSGLSITTLADGFDAELKARFCGVHFFNPPRYMHLVEIIPTESTKPEIVDQLEGFLTTTLGKGVVRAKDTPNFIANRVGIFGMLAIIHEAEQFGLTVDVVDDLTGAKLGRAKSGTFRTADVVGLDTMGHVIKTMQDNLADDPFFAVYKTPEVLAKLVAAGALGQKAGAGFYKKVGKEIQRLDFATGNYVAGGGKAADIVARILKEKDPVKKMKALRESTNPQGQFLWAIFRDAFHYIAVHLGSIADNARDVDFAMRWGFGWNVGPFETWQASGWTQIANWVKEDIDAGKALCSAPLPAWVFEGQVAEKGVHTAEGSYSASKNAYVPRSTLAVYERQPFRAPVLGAGAADGKTAGVTFHEDDSVRIWHQNDDVLIISLKTKMHVIGEGVINGLKMAQAEAEKNFKGLVIWNTDAAEGGAFSAGADLQSALPLFMQGGAKAMEPGIALLQDTFMAMKYSSVPVIAAVAGLALGGGCEMALHASKRVASIESYIGLVEVGVGLIPAGGGLKEAAARASNEAKGSDILHFLKTGFTNAATANVSKSALEAKAMGYLKEDDVIVFNPYELLHVAKVEARAMFDAGYRPPMKKTITATGRYGWATIRAQLVNMRDGGFISAHDYKLGDMIAEIVTGGDIDQGSQLSEQWFLDMERKAFLELLNHPKSQERIMGMMQTGKPVRN, encoded by the coding sequence ATGACCAATTTCATCGTTAAAAAAGTCGCCGTGCTCGGCGCCGGCGTGATGGGTGCGCAGATCGCTGCCCACTGCGTCAACGCCAAGGTACCGGTCGTCCTGTTCGACCTGCCGGCAAAGCCCGAGCATGTCTCGGGCGGCAACAGCAAAAATGCCATCGTCCAGCGCGCCATCGACAACCTGAAAAAACTCAGCCCTGCGCCACTCGGTAACAAGGACGACGCAGCGCTGATCGAAATCGCCAACTACGAAGACAACCTCGACCTGCTGGCCGGCTGCGACCTGATCATCGAAGCGATCGCCGAACGCATGGACTGGAAGCACGACCTGTATAAAAAAGTCGCTCCGCACATCGCGCCAAACGCGATCTTCGCCTCGAACACCTCGGGCCTGTCGATCACCACCTTGGCCGACGGCTTCGACGCCGAACTGAAAGCGCGCTTCTGCGGCGTTCACTTCTTCAATCCGCCGCGCTACATGCACCTGGTCGAAATCATCCCGACCGAGTCGACCAAGCCTGAAATCGTCGACCAGCTCGAAGGCTTCCTGACCACTACCCTGGGCAAGGGCGTCGTGCGCGCCAAGGACACCCCGAACTTCATCGCCAACCGTGTCGGTATCTTCGGCATGCTGGCGATCATCCACGAAGCCGAACAATTCGGCCTGACCGTGGACGTGGTCGACGACCTGACCGGTGCCAAGCTCGGTCGCGCCAAGTCGGGCACCTTCCGTACCGCCGACGTGGTCGGCTTGGACACGATGGGCCATGTGATCAAGACCATGCAGGACAACCTGGCCGACGATCCCTTCTTCGCCGTCTACAAAACCCCCGAAGTGCTGGCCAAGCTGGTCGCCGCGGGTGCGCTCGGCCAGAAAGCCGGCGCCGGTTTCTACAAAAAAGTCGGCAAGGAGATCCAGCGCCTCGACTTCGCCACCGGTAACTACGTCGCCGGCGGCGGCAAGGCAGCCGACATCGTGGCCCGCATCCTGAAAGAAAAGGATCCGGTCAAGAAGATGAAAGCGCTGCGCGAATCGACCAACCCGCAAGGCCAGTTCCTGTGGGCGATCTTCCGCGACGCCTTCCACTACATCGCCGTGCATCTGGGTTCCATCGCCGACAACGCGCGCGACGTCGACTTCGCCATGCGCTGGGGCTTCGGCTGGAACGTCGGTCCTTTCGAGACATGGCAGGCATCGGGCTGGACCCAGATCGCCAACTGGGTCAAGGAAGACATCGACGCCGGCAAGGCACTGTGCTCGGCTCCATTGCCGGCATGGGTCTTCGAAGGCCAGGTTGCAGAGAAGGGTGTGCACACCGCTGAAGGTTCGTACTCCGCCTCCAAAAACGCTTACGTGCCGCGTTCCACCCTGGCCGTGTACGAGCGCCAGCCGTTCCGCGCACCGGTGCTGGGCGCCGGCGCTGCCGACGGCAAGACCGCCGGCGTGACCTTCCACGAAGACGACTCGGTGCGCATCTGGCACCAGAACGACGACGTGCTGATCATCTCGCTCAAGACCAAGATGCACGTCATCGGCGAAGGCGTGATCAACGGCCTGAAAATGGCGCAAGCCGAAGCTGAGAAAAACTTCAAGGGCCTGGTCATCTGGAACACCGACGCAGCCGAAGGCGGGGCCTTCTCGGCCGGCGCCGACCTGCAATCGGCACTGCCATTGTTCATGCAAGGCGGCGCCAAGGCCATGGAGCCAGGTATCGCGCTGCTGCAGGATACCTTCATGGCGATGAAATATTCGAGCGTTCCGGTCATCGCCGCGGTGGCGGGCCTGGCGCTGGGTGGCGGCTGCGAAATGGCGCTGCACGCGTCCAAGCGCGTCGCCTCCATCGAGTCGTACATCGGCCTGGTGGAAGTGGGTGTTGGCCTGATTCCTGCCGGTGGCGGCCTGAAAGAAGCGGCTGCACGCGCTTCGAATGAAGCCAAGGGTTCGGACATCCTGCACTTCCTGAAAACGGGCTTCACCAACGCCGCAACCGCCAACGTGTCGAAATCGGCGCTGGAAGCGAAAGCGATGGGCTACCTGAAGGAAGACGACGTCATCGTCTTCAACCCGTACGAACTGCTGCACGTGGCGAAAGTCGAAGCGCGCGCGATGTTCGACGCCGGCTACCGTCCTCCGATGAAGAAGACGATCACCGCGACGGGCCGCTACGGCTGGGCGACCATCCGTGCGCAACTGGTCAACATGCGCGACGGCGGCTTCATCTCTGCCCACGATTACAAGCTGGGCGACATGATCGCCGAGATCGTGACCGGTGGCGACATCGACCAGGGCAGCCAGTTGAGCGAGCAGTGGTTCCTCGACATGGAGCGCAAGGCATTCCTCGAACTGCTGAATCATCCGAAATCCCAGGAACGGATCATGGGCATGATGCAAACCGGTAAACCGGTACGCAACTGA
- a CDS encoding PaaI family thioesterase, whose protein sequence is MVYDRIKQQMMDTLPFVRLLGIRIDAIGNGTSEVSMPADPKLNNHLGTQHAGALFTLAETASGAAMAGAFADLILGLRPVAKESRIQYQKVAKGATRASGRVPGDIAALKATLKADGKVAFPVEVDVFDEHGTLAAQVQVDWYLSEKR, encoded by the coding sequence ATGGTGTATGACCGTATCAAGCAGCAAATGATGGACACACTGCCGTTCGTGCGGCTGCTGGGCATCCGGATCGACGCGATCGGCAACGGCACCTCCGAGGTGTCGATGCCGGCCGACCCGAAACTGAACAACCACCTCGGCACGCAGCACGCCGGGGCGCTGTTCACCCTGGCCGAAACGGCGTCCGGCGCGGCCATGGCCGGCGCCTTCGCCGACCTGATTCTGGGTCTGCGTCCGGTGGCCAAGGAGTCGCGCATCCAGTACCAGAAAGTGGCCAAGGGCGCGACGCGCGCCAGCGGCCGCGTTCCGGGCGATATCGCGGCGCTCAAGGCCACGTTGAAAGCGGACGGCAAGGTGGCGTTTCCGGTGGAAGTGGACGTCTTCGACGAACACGGTACCCTGGCGGCGCAGGTGCAGGTCGACTGGTACTTGTCCGAAAAACGGTGA
- a CDS encoding acetyl-CoA C-acyltransferase: protein MSKQLQDAYIVSATRTPIGKAPRGMFKSMRPDDLLVRAIQSAMAQAPGLDPALINDAIIGCSFPEAEQGFNIARMSVLLAGLPKTVGGVTVNRYCASGITAIAMAADRIRVGEADVMIAGGVESMSMVPMMGHHPSMNMNMFTDENVGMAYGMGLTAENVAKQWKVTREQQDAFSVESHRRAIAAQQAGFFKDETTPVEIITRTPNLATGQIDITTRTVDTDEGARADSTIESLGKLKPVFAAKGTVTAANSSQMSDGAGALLIVSEKILREHNLTPLAKFSSFAVRGVPPEIMGIGPKVAIPAACAAAGITQDQLDWIELNEAFAAQALAVMGDLGLDPSKVNPMGGAIALGHPLGATGAIRAATVIHALRRNNLKYGMVTMCVGTGMGAAGIFERV from the coding sequence ATGAGCAAACAACTTCAAGACGCATACATCGTCTCCGCCACCCGCACCCCGATCGGCAAGGCGCCGCGCGGCATGTTCAAGTCCATGCGCCCGGACGACTTGCTGGTGCGCGCGATCCAGTCCGCGATGGCGCAAGCGCCCGGCCTCGATCCGGCACTGATCAACGACGCCATCATCGGCTGCTCGTTCCCGGAAGCCGAACAAGGTTTTAACATCGCCCGCATGTCGGTGCTGCTGGCCGGCCTGCCGAAAACCGTGGGCGGCGTGACCGTCAACCGTTACTGCGCATCCGGCATTACCGCCATCGCCATGGCGGCCGACCGCATCCGCGTCGGCGAAGCCGACGTGATGATCGCCGGCGGCGTCGAATCGATGTCGATGGTGCCGATGATGGGCCACCACCCATCGATGAACATGAATATGTTCACCGACGAAAACGTCGGCATGGCATACGGCATGGGCCTGACTGCGGAAAACGTGGCCAAGCAGTGGAAAGTGACGCGCGAACAGCAGGATGCGTTCTCGGTCGAGTCGCACCGCCGCGCCATCGCCGCGCAGCAGGCTGGCTTCTTCAAGGACGAGACCACCCCGGTCGAAATCATCACCCGCACGCCGAACCTGGCAACCGGCCAGATTGACATCACGACCCGCACGGTCGATACCGATGAAGGCGCGCGCGCCGATTCGACCATCGAATCGCTCGGCAAATTGAAGCCGGTGTTCGCGGCCAAGGGCACCGTCACCGCGGCCAACAGCTCGCAGATGTCGGACGGCGCCGGGGCGCTGCTGATCGTCAGCGAAAAAATCCTGCGCGAGCACAATCTGACCCCGCTGGCGAAGTTTTCCTCGTTCGCGGTGCGTGGCGTGCCGCCTGAAATCATGGGCATCGGCCCGAAAGTGGCGATTCCCGCAGCATGCGCCGCCGCCGGCATCACCCAGGACCAGCTGGACTGGATCGAACTGAACGAAGCCTTCGCCGCACAGGCACTGGCAGTCATGGGCGACCTGGGTCTGGACCCGTCCAAGGTCAACCCGATGGGCGGCGCGATTGCGCTGGGCCATCCGCTGGGCGCGACCGGTGCGATCCGCGCCGCCACCGTGATCCACGCGCTGCGCCGGAATAACCTCAAGTACGGCATGGTCACCATGTGCGTCGGTACCGGCATGGGCGCGGCAGGCATTTTCGAACGCGTATAA
- a CDS encoding enoyl-CoA hydratase, with product MDILTSKADGILTIEFNRIERKNAITGVMYQAMADALVGAESDDAVRAIIIAGKPEIFTAGNDLDDFMKNSAPVEGVPPEMRPVFQFMRALSGSSKPVVAAVSGAAVGIGTTLLMHCDLVYAADNAKFSMPFSQLGLCPEFASSLLLPQMAGFPRAAEKLLLGEAFLAQEAYDMGLVSKVLPLEELRPYALRQAAKLVALPAASIRATKSLMKRSRTAAINETMGAENALFGAMLLAPEAKEAFTAFFEKRKPDFSRFA from the coding sequence ATGGATATTTTGACGAGCAAGGCCGACGGCATCCTGACCATCGAATTTAACCGCATCGAGCGCAAGAACGCGATCACCGGCGTGATGTACCAGGCCATGGCCGATGCGCTGGTCGGCGCCGAGAGCGACGACGCGGTGCGCGCGATTATCATCGCCGGCAAGCCCGAGATTTTCACGGCCGGGAACGACCTGGACGACTTCATGAAAAATTCGGCCCCGGTCGAAGGCGTGCCGCCCGAAATGCGTCCGGTGTTCCAGTTCATGCGCGCGCTCTCCGGCAGCAGCAAGCCGGTGGTGGCGGCGGTGTCCGGCGCGGCGGTCGGCATCGGTACCACCTTGCTGATGCACTGCGACCTGGTCTACGCGGCCGACAATGCCAAGTTCTCGATGCCGTTCTCGCAGCTGGGACTGTGCCCGGAATTCGCATCGAGCCTGCTGCTGCCGCAGATGGCGGGTTTCCCGCGCGCGGCCGAAAAGCTGCTGCTCGGCGAAGCGTTTTTGGCGCAGGAAGCCTACGACATGGGCCTGGTGTCGAAAGTGCTGCCGCTGGAAGAACTGCGTCCGTACGCGCTGCGCCAGGCGGCCAAGCTGGTGGCGCTGCCCGCCGCCTCGATCCGCGCGACCAAGTCGCTGATGAAGCGCTCGCGCACTGCGGCCATCAACGAGACCATGGGCGCCGAAAACGCCTTGTTCGGCGCCATGCTGCTCGCGCCCGAAGCGAAGGAAGCGTTCACCGCGTTCTTTGAAAAGCGCAAGCCGGATTTTTCGAGGTTCGCCTGA
- a CDS encoding RES family NAD+ phosphorylase, whose translation MILTPLNAVAYRVHQPKWSFAPTSGAGAGAYGGRANRPGVNALYLSLELETALAEYQQLDALLPPGLMVSYNVSINAIVDFRGGFTSGWDALWQDFYCDWRNMHFNQGIEPPSWVIGDQVLAADAKGILFNSAITGGENLVIYTDALTGADAINVYDPNNDLPKNQSSW comes from the coding sequence ATGATTCTTACCCCGCTCAACGCTGTTGCCTACCGGGTCCACCAGCCGAAATGGTCATTTGCGCCGACCTCGGGGGCCGGTGCCGGCGCCTATGGCGGGCGCGCCAACCGGCCTGGTGTCAATGCGCTCTACCTGTCACTGGAGCTGGAGACCGCCCTAGCCGAGTACCAGCAGCTCGATGCGCTCCTGCCGCCCGGGCTCATGGTCAGCTATAACGTAAGCATCAACGCCATCGTGGACTTCCGCGGCGGCTTTACCAGCGGCTGGGACGCGCTCTGGCAAGATTTTTACTGCGACTGGCGGAACATGCATTTCAACCAAGGCATTGAACCCCCATCCTGGGTCATCGGCGATCAGGTCCTTGCTGCCGACGCAAAGGGAATCCTGTTCAATTCCGCGATCACCGGCGGAGAGAATCTTGTCATCTACACTGACGCGCTGACCGGCGCCGATGCCATCAACGTCTACGATCCGAACAACGATCTCCCAAAGAACCAATCGTCCTGGTAA
- a CDS encoding DUF2384 domain-containing protein, translating to MATADMTVPAGEAVPVFDRNFDEFMNFLNSEASPSISPKRFGLVFRVDMQTLAAQAHVHRNTVRLAPDTETIQSYLRESVRVMCAATDISGSIEKAIYWFKNHPLPTFDYKTPQDLVSEKRTDALIKYIQSLQAGYIG from the coding sequence ATGGCTACCGCAGACATGACCGTCCCTGCCGGCGAGGCAGTTCCTGTATTCGATCGCAACTTCGACGAATTCATGAATTTCCTCAATTCCGAGGCGAGCCCGTCGATTTCCCCAAAACGATTCGGACTTGTTTTCAGGGTAGATATGCAGACGCTCGCGGCGCAGGCACACGTTCACAGGAACACCGTCAGGCTGGCACCGGACACCGAGACCATCCAGTCGTACCTGCGTGAATCGGTGCGCGTGATGTGCGCTGCCACCGATATTAGCGGCAGCATCGAAAAAGCGATCTACTGGTTCAAGAATCATCCACTGCCGACATTCGACTACAAGACGCCCCAGGACCTCGTTTCAGAAAAACGCACAGACGCTCTCATCAAGTACATCCAGTCGCTACAAGCCGGGTACATCGGATGA
- a CDS encoding lipase secretion chaperone: MRTAILVAASATAALAIYIGLVGPDGVPDPVAAHPVALADQGAAPVASAAPGGAVGEAGVRASAIERRASAAATLAANGPRMLREGRLQDWWRAGEAQCAALGIDDCKRWLRAAVAAWPDPRAAAIASRAIERLPAVKEAQSHLVQEMDTPLSQRLQRLSALREATMGREETQAWFGREKAQVGFTAAVNEFAAGEAAGMSLAARLARVEDLRGQHYGAFYEDLRAAEGPMGQYRIELGLARLDISDAQAADQLRNRLLARHFPPKRAQEIAQLEQRSEQQQAQRSAYADELAALQRQYPNAGDQDYLSRLGQLRQKHFH; this comes from the coding sequence ATGCGCACCGCGATCCTGGTTGCCGCGTCGGCCACGGCTGCTTTGGCCATCTATATCGGCTTGGTCGGGCCGGACGGGGTGCCCGATCCGGTCGCGGCGCACCCGGTGGCGCTGGCGGACCAGGGTGCCGCACCGGTGGCGTCCGCGGCGCCGGGCGGCGCGGTGGGCGAAGCTGGTGTGCGCGCGTCGGCCATCGAGCGGCGCGCGAGCGCAGCGGCCACGCTTGCCGCGAACGGCCCGCGGATGCTGCGCGAGGGCCGCTTGCAGGATTGGTGGCGCGCGGGTGAGGCACAATGCGCCGCACTCGGCATCGATGATTGCAAGCGCTGGCTGCGCGCCGCGGTCGCCGCCTGGCCGGACCCACGCGCGGCGGCGATTGCGTCACGCGCCATCGAGCGCCTGCCCGCCGTGAAGGAAGCGCAATCGCACCTGGTACAGGAGATGGACACGCCGCTGTCGCAGCGCTTGCAACGCTTGTCCGCGCTGCGCGAAGCGACGATGGGACGCGAGGAAACGCAGGCGTGGTTCGGCCGCGAGAAGGCGCAGGTCGGCTTTACCGCCGCCGTGAACGAATTCGCCGCCGGCGAGGCGGCTGGCATGTCGCTGGCGGCGCGCCTGGCAAGGGTGGAAGACTTGCGCGGTCAGCATTACGGGGCGTTTTATGAGGACCTGCGCGCGGCAGAAGGGCCGATGGGGCAATACCGCATCGAGCTGGGCCTGGCCCGCCTCGACATCAGCGACGCACAGGCGGCGGACCAGCTCCGGAACCGTTTGCTCGCGCGGCATTTCCCACCCAAGCGGGCGCAGGAGATCGCGCAACTGGAACAGCGCAGCGAGCAGCAGCAGGCGCAGCGAAGCGCATACGCCGACGAGCTGGCGGCGCTACAGCGCCAATACCCGAACGCTGGTGATCAGGACTATCTTTCCAGGCTAGGCCAATTGCGGCAAAAGCACTTCCATTGA
- a CDS encoding sphingomyelin phosphodiesterase: MPHVLRLVLSCLCLGALFGNAAHAESYVYVTNTTAAPVTVQVSQSGDAQLALGSSWGREASVIPAYATRRVMWMNRNIGITNGKTFYFDTTVSSGDSSMVLRQKLTGTLFSSNLLHSARGAGFDDPWYGDRNVHQRDTTFAQKASVTSYRAKFTGGYDDLHYVVHNKNAVEPASAPDEFKVLTYNVWALPVVASNICARLDEIAANLDGYDAVTLQEIFDNDCRARFLSKVGTAFPYQSRLVDIPSNIFLNGGTMVLSRWPIMADDIIVFDRCVGDDCLANKGANYVQILKNGKAYHLSNTHTPSRDSDEARQTRFHALEQIRAMLDSKKIPASDALLIAGDMNINKLKFPDDYARMQSILRASAPASTGYPYTFDAAVNVNATSALSGGTTEYLDYIMVANDNRQPVRKENNVRILRSLRDEVWYAHDLSDHFPVAGLFAY; the protein is encoded by the coding sequence ATGCCGCACGTTCTACGACTTGTTCTATCCTGCCTGTGCCTGGGCGCCCTGTTTGGCAACGCGGCGCACGCCGAATCGTATGTGTATGTCACCAACACCACCGCCGCCCCGGTCACGGTCCAGGTCAGCCAGAGCGGCGACGCGCAGCTTGCGCTGGGCAGCAGTTGGGGACGGGAAGCGAGCGTGATTCCCGCCTACGCCACCCGGCGTGTGATGTGGATGAACCGGAACATCGGCATCACCAATGGCAAGACGTTTTATTTCGACACCACCGTGAGCAGCGGCGACAGCAGCATGGTGCTGCGCCAGAAGCTGACCGGCACGCTTTTTTCAAGCAACCTGTTGCACTCCGCGCGTGGCGCCGGCTTCGACGATCCATGGTACGGCGACCGCAACGTCCATCAGCGTGACACCACGTTCGCGCAGAAGGCGTCGGTGACCTCCTACCGCGCCAAATTCACCGGCGGTTACGACGACCTCCACTACGTGGTTCACAACAAAAACGCGGTCGAGCCGGCAAGCGCGCCCGACGAATTCAAGGTCCTGACCTATAACGTATGGGCCCTGCCGGTGGTCGCCAGTAATATTTGCGCGCGGCTGGACGAGATTGCCGCCAATCTGGACGGCTACGACGCGGTAACGCTGCAGGAAATCTTCGACAATGACTGCCGCGCGCGCTTCCTCTCCAAGGTTGGCACCGCCTTCCCCTATCAGTCGCGTCTGGTCGATATTCCTTCCAACATCTTCCTCAATGGCGGCACCATGGTGCTCAGCCGCTGGCCGATCATGGCCGACGACATCATTGTGTTCGACCGCTGCGTCGGCGACGACTGCCTGGCGAACAAGGGCGCCAATTATGTCCAGATCCTGAAGAACGGCAAAGCCTACCACCTGAGCAACACCCATACGCCGTCCAGGGATAGCGATGAAGCCCGCCAGACGCGTTTCCATGCCCTCGAACAAATCCGCGCCATGCTCGACAGCAAAAAAATCCCCGCCTCGGACGCGCTGCTGATCGCCGGCGACATGAATATCAACAAGCTCAAGTTCCCGGACGATTACGCTCGCATGCAGTCGATTCTGCGGGCCTCGGCGCCGGCGAGCACCGGTTACCCTTACACGTTCGATGCGGCGGTCAATGTCAACGCCACCAGTGCGCTGTCTGGCGGCACCACCGAATACCTCGATTACATCATGGTGGCCAACGACAACCGGCAGCCGGTGCGCAAGGAGAACAACGTGCGCATCCTGCGCAGCCTGCGCGACGAGGTGTGGTACGCGCATGACCTGTCGGACCACTTCCCGGTGGCCGGCTTGTTCGCCTATTGA